The Saccharopolyspora gloriosae genome has a segment encoding these proteins:
- a CDS encoding LysR family transcriptional regulator, with protein sequence MEIRELRYFVAVAEEEHFGRAAHRLGMAQPPLSRAIQQLERRLGLTLLERNSRGVTLTDAGVVLLHEGRAAIGAVEAAERRTRRTAASGGGIVVVTKAEASAELLTKLLHRYAAEPDAVQVEVLLCGIGEQAPTLRDGRADVALLHLPHDDISGFDTETLHTENQVAVLPAGHPLSTRDELTLAEITSQPDLPMARWPDAAGRYAPGPGPEIHGHAQLLQLIGLGRTTTVLPESVRDAVRDDLATVPVVDAHPVSTLIAWPPQCRSRAVANFVRIATEL encoded by the coding sequence GTGGAGATCCGAGAGCTGCGCTATTTCGTGGCGGTGGCCGAAGAGGAACACTTCGGCCGGGCCGCGCACCGGCTCGGCATGGCGCAGCCGCCGCTGTCCCGGGCGATCCAGCAGTTGGAACGGCGGCTCGGACTCACCCTGCTGGAACGCAACAGCCGGGGCGTGACGTTGACCGATGCCGGTGTGGTGCTGCTCCACGAGGGCAGGGCGGCGATCGGCGCCGTCGAAGCCGCTGAACGCCGCACCCGGCGAACCGCCGCGAGCGGAGGCGGCATCGTCGTCGTCACCAAAGCGGAAGCGTCCGCCGAGCTGCTGACGAAACTGCTCCACCGGTACGCCGCCGAACCGGACGCCGTTCAGGTCGAAGTGCTGCTCTGCGGCATCGGCGAGCAGGCACCGACGCTGCGGGACGGGCGGGCGGACGTGGCACTGCTGCACCTGCCCCACGACGACATCAGCGGCTTCGACACCGAAACCCTGCACACCGAGAACCAAGTGGCGGTGCTGCCCGCCGGGCACCCGCTCAGCACGCGCGACGAGCTGACGCTGGCCGAGATCACCTCGCAGCCGGATCTCCCCATGGCCCGCTGGCCGGACGCCGCCGGTCGCTACGCCCCCGGCCCCGGACCGGAGATCCACGGCCACGCCCAGCTGCTGCAACTGATCGGCCTCGGCCGGACCACGACCGTGCTGCCCGAGTCCGTCCGCGACGCCGTGCGCGACGACCTGGCCACCGTCCCCGTCGTCGACGCGCATCCGGTCAGCACCCTGATCGCGTGGCCCCCGCAGTGCCGCTCCCGCGCCGTCGCGAACTTCGTCCGCATCGCCACGGAACTCTGA
- a CDS encoding thiolase family protein gives MARAYVLDAARTPFGRYRGALSAIRVDDLAALPLTELVRRHGPEGSGRLDPARVEDVLYGNTNGAGEENRNVARMAALLAGLPTTVPGVTVNRLCASGGEALVQAARAVKADEAELLIAGGVEGMSRAPFVVPRADRAMPDRMETASTAAGWRLVNPRMPSAWTVPLGHAAERTALDLGITRDQLDGCALRSHRRAAAAWDAGLHDGFTFPVTAPDGTVVRRDESVRPDTDLRKLGKLGPVFSPDGPVTVGNSAPLSDGALAALIGSEAQAEQLGVRPWGELVGSASTGTDPHHFALSAVPAIRALLRKLDVTAAEVDLWEINETFAAVVLAVLEYLPGVERERVNVHGGALAYGHPLGASMPRIVLDLCRHLRHRGGGLGIAAASVGVGQGMALAIRA, from the coding sequence ATGGCCCGCGCCTACGTCCTCGACGCCGCCCGCACCCCGTTCGGCCGTTACCGGGGTGCGCTGTCGGCGATCCGCGTCGACGACCTCGCCGCCCTCCCCCTCACCGAGCTGGTGCGCAGGCACGGCCCGGAGGGCAGCGGGCGGCTCGATCCGGCGCGGGTCGAGGACGTGCTCTACGGCAACACCAACGGCGCGGGCGAGGAGAACCGCAACGTGGCGCGGATGGCGGCGTTGCTGGCGGGCCTGCCCACGACCGTTCCCGGCGTCACCGTGAACCGGCTCTGCGCTTCCGGCGGAGAAGCCCTGGTGCAGGCGGCGCGAGCGGTCAAAGCCGACGAGGCCGAACTGCTCATCGCGGGCGGGGTGGAGGGCATGAGCCGCGCGCCGTTCGTGGTGCCCCGCGCCGACCGGGCCATGCCGGACCGGATGGAGACGGCGTCCACCGCCGCGGGCTGGCGGCTGGTGAACCCGCGGATGCCCTCGGCGTGGACGGTGCCGCTCGGGCACGCCGCGGAGCGGACCGCGCTCGACCTCGGCATCACCCGCGACCAGCTGGACGGCTGCGCGCTGCGCTCGCATCGCCGGGCGGCCGCCGCGTGGGACGCCGGGCTGCATGACGGCTTCACGTTCCCCGTGACCGCACCAGACGGGACGGTGGTGCGACGGGACGAATCGGTGCGCCCCGACACGGACCTGCGCAAACTCGGCAAGCTCGGGCCGGTGTTCTCGCCCGACGGGCCGGTGACGGTGGGGAACTCGGCGCCGCTGTCGGACGGGGCGCTTGCCGCGCTGATCGGCAGCGAAGCACAGGCCGAACAGCTCGGCGTGCGGCCGTGGGGCGAGCTGGTGGGCTCGGCGAGCACCGGCACCGACCCGCACCACTTCGCGCTCTCCGCGGTCCCCGCGATCCGCGCGCTGCTGCGCAAACTCGACGTCACCGCGGCCGAAGTGGACCTGTGGGAGATCAACGAGACCTTCGCGGCGGTAGTGCTCGCCGTCCTCGAATACCTCCCCGGAGTCGAACGCGAACGAGTCAACGTGCACGGCGGCGCCCTCGCCTACGGCCACCCCCTGGGCGCCTCCATGCCGCGCATAGTCCTGGACCTGTGCCGCCACCTACGCCACCGAGGCGGCGGCCTCGGCATAGCCGCAGCATCGGTAGGCGTAGGCCAAGGCATGGCCCTCGCAATCCGAGCCTGA
- a CDS encoding antitoxin encodes MGLGSLKDKLMNMGKQHSDKVEQGIEKGSDAVKKKFGHEQQIDQAAEKGKDYFRNQDSGPPQ; translated from the coding sequence ATGGGACTCGGCAGCCTCAAGGACAAGCTGATGAACATGGGCAAGCAACACAGCGACAAGGTCGAACAGGGCATCGAAAAGGGAAGTGACGCAGTCAAGAAGAAGTTCGGCCACGAGCAGCAGATCGACCAGGCCGCCGAGAAGGGCAAAGACTACTTCCGCAATCAAGACTCAGGGCCGCCACAGTAG
- a CDS encoding cytochrome P450, protein MTALEDWGLSESQFWLHGEQPGSPVHYDESFGFWNVYGYPEAMRILSDPVTYSSDTTRIFPEGKQFAEGNLVRMDPPEHNKLRKLVSHAFTPKVVAGLEPRIAELTGELLDAVDGADRLELVADLAYPLPVIVIAELLGVPSSDRDLFKKWVDGMFARDARMSLSDPTPEQQRELREILDQVGHLTDYLGEHVAARRKQPREDLLSKLVEAEVDGEKLTHDEVVNFANVLLIAGHITTTMLLGNTVLCLDAHPEHQARARADRSTLPGVIEESLRFLSPFAAIGRVTNTEVELGGQRIPAEKPLLVWVAAANRDPRRFADPNVFDPTRDPNPQLGFGRGIHFCLGAPLARLEGKVALNLLLDRFPKLATDPADPPEFQPNPNMTGVRKLPLRTR, encoded by the coding sequence ATGACCGCGCTCGAAGACTGGGGATTATCGGAATCGCAGTTCTGGCTGCACGGCGAACAACCCGGCAGCCCCGTGCACTACGACGAATCGTTCGGGTTCTGGAACGTCTACGGATATCCGGAGGCGATGCGGATCCTCAGCGACCCGGTGACCTACTCCTCCGACACCACGCGGATCTTCCCGGAGGGCAAGCAGTTCGCCGAAGGCAATCTGGTGCGGATGGACCCGCCGGAGCACAACAAGCTGCGCAAACTCGTCAGCCACGCCTTCACCCCGAAAGTCGTCGCCGGGCTCGAACCGCGCATCGCCGAACTCACCGGTGAACTGCTCGACGCCGTCGACGGGGCGGATCGGCTGGAACTCGTCGCCGACCTGGCGTATCCGCTGCCGGTGATCGTCATCGCGGAACTGCTCGGCGTGCCCAGCAGCGACCGCGACCTGTTCAAGAAGTGGGTGGACGGGATGTTCGCCCGCGACGCGCGGATGTCGCTGAGCGACCCGACGCCGGAGCAGCAGCGCGAACTGCGGGAGATCCTGGACCAGGTCGGGCACCTCACCGACTACCTGGGCGAGCACGTCGCCGCACGCCGCAAGCAGCCGCGCGAAGACCTGCTCAGCAAGCTCGTCGAGGCCGAAGTGGACGGCGAGAAGCTCACCCACGACGAGGTCGTCAACTTCGCCAACGTGCTGCTGATCGCCGGGCACATCACCACCACGATGCTGCTCGGCAACACCGTGCTCTGCCTCGACGCCCACCCCGAGCACCAGGCCCGTGCCCGCGCGGACCGCTCCACCCTGCCCGGCGTCATCGAGGAATCACTGCGGTTCCTCAGCCCGTTCGCCGCCATCGGCCGGGTCACCAACACCGAGGTCGAACTCGGCGGACAGCGCATCCCAGCCGAGAAACCGCTGCTGGTGTGGGTCGCCGCGGCGAACCGGGATCCGCGGCGATTCGCCGACCCGAACGTCTTCGACCCGACCCGCGACCCGAACCCGCAGCTCGGCTTCGGCCGCGGCATCCACTTCTGCCTCGGCGCCCCGCTGGCCCGGCTGGAGGGGAAGGTCGCGCTGAACCTGCTGCTGGACCGGTTCCCGAAACTGGCCACCGACCCCGCCGACCCGCCGGAGTTCCAGCCGAACCCGAACATGACCGGCGTCCGGAAACTCCCGCTGCGCACCCGTTGA
- a CDS encoding decaprenylphospho-beta-D-erythro-pentofuranosid-2-ulose 2-reductase, translating into MIDAVGNPQSLFILGGTSDIALATAEQYANQRPLRIVLAARPEEADLVAAAAERLRKTGSTVSTIEFEATDPETHGDVVEKAFADGDIDVTLVAFGVQLDNEKCWTDPAAARLTAEVNYVAPMSLGVHLSNKLRKQGHGHLVMMASPAGERARRTNFVYGSAKGGIDLFYSGLTYALEGSGVKVTVVRPNFVKTKLTEGMKPAPMAQTPEQVGAAIVDAVRKGKESIWVPGQMRWVMVVLRHLPRAIFRKLSF; encoded by the coding sequence GTGATCGACGCCGTTGGAAACCCGCAGTCCCTGTTCATCCTCGGTGGTACCTCCGACATCGCGCTGGCGACCGCGGAGCAGTACGCGAACCAGCGCCCGCTGCGGATCGTGCTGGCCGCGCGCCCGGAGGAGGCCGACCTCGTCGCGGCCGCGGCCGAGCGGCTGCGCAAGACCGGCAGCACGGTCAGCACCATCGAGTTCGAGGCAACCGACCCGGAAACGCACGGCGACGTGGTCGAGAAGGCCTTCGCCGACGGTGACATCGACGTCACCCTGGTCGCCTTCGGCGTGCAGCTCGACAACGAGAAGTGCTGGACGGACCCGGCCGCGGCGCGGCTGACCGCTGAGGTCAACTACGTCGCGCCGATGTCGCTGGGCGTGCACCTGTCGAACAAGCTGCGCAAGCAGGGCCACGGGCACCTGGTGATGATGGCTTCGCCCGCAGGTGAGCGCGCCCGCCGGACGAACTTCGTCTACGGCTCCGCCAAGGGCGGCATCGACCTGTTCTACTCCGGCCTGACCTACGCCCTGGAGGGCTCGGGCGTGAAGGTGACGGTCGTGCGCCCGAACTTCGTGAAGACGAAGCTGACCGAAGGCATGAAGCCCGCCCCGATGGCGCAGACGCCGGAGCAGGTCGGCGCCGCGATCGTCGACGCGGTCCGCAAGGGCAAGGAGTCCATCTGGGTTCCGGGGCAGATGCGCTGGGTGATGGTCGTGCTGCGGCACCTGCCGCGCGCGATCTTCCGCAAGCTATCGTTCTGA
- a CDS encoding CsbD family protein encodes MGVFDKVKHQAQQLTGRAKEATGSATGNDELRDAGKRDQTEGKVKETGQDVKDKAAGAVQDVQDKFKGSGGGETGGSADR; translated from the coding sequence ATGGGTGTGTTCGACAAGGTCAAGCACCAAGCTCAGCAGCTGACCGGCCGGGCCAAGGAGGCCACGGGCAGCGCGACCGGCAACGACGAACTCCGCGACGCCGGCAAGCGCGACCAGACCGAAGGCAAGGTCAAGGAGACCGGACAGGACGTCAAGGACAAGGCCGCCGGCGCGGTGCAGGACGTCCAGGACAAGTTCAAAGGCTCCGGCGGCGGCGAGACCGGCGGTTCCGCTGATCGCTGA
- a CDS encoding ATP-binding cassette domain-containing protein has translation MSTSPARLTRARAHLAATDVHLARGGHPVLSGVDLTVSAGDRLGIVGENGRGKTTLLQVLAGRLTPDSGAVHRSGSIGVADQEMPVGAQRSVGDLIDVELTGVRTALHEFEAATAALTEQRPGSEDRFATALAAAESLDAWDADRRVDMSLAALGAVDDRSRVLATLSVGQRYRIRLACLLGAGHDLLLLDEPTNHLDADGLEHLTERLRAHPGGAVLVSHDRRLLADVVRTVLDLDPSRDGRPRTYGGGYAGYRAGHAAERDRWEAEHSAQQNERQRLADDLSAAQNRLSTGWRPGKGTGKHTRATRAPGLVRAVHRRREDLEAHVVDVPPPPRRFQLPEPAVKPGTTLVRCDDVRVAGRIDEPATVLLRTGGRLVIAGPNGAGKSTLLSVLAGRTEPTSGTAHHKHNARIGLLTQESPAPSRRRAIEVYDTMIGELIGSGRIDESERVPFTSLGLLDARDAAKSVTELSIGQQRRLDLALLLAARPHAVLLDEPTNHLSITLVEELTAALSRTPAAVVVASHDRRLLRDTADWPHLHLGPIRSADAAGSASEPDNDVDETARPER, from the coding sequence ATGTCCACCAGCCCTGCGCGGCTCACCCGCGCACGAGCCCACCTCGCCGCCACCGACGTCCACCTCGCACGAGGTGGTCACCCCGTGCTGTCCGGTGTGGACCTGACCGTCTCCGCCGGTGACCGGCTCGGGATCGTCGGGGAGAACGGGCGCGGCAAGACCACCCTGCTGCAGGTACTCGCCGGGCGGCTCACCCCGGATTCCGGCGCGGTGCACCGCAGCGGCTCCATCGGAGTCGCCGACCAGGAGATGCCGGTCGGTGCGCAACGATCCGTGGGAGACCTCATCGACGTCGAGCTCACCGGAGTCCGCACGGCACTGCACGAGTTCGAGGCGGCGACCGCCGCGCTCACCGAACAACGCCCAGGGAGCGAAGACCGGTTCGCGACCGCGCTGGCCGCCGCCGAATCACTCGACGCGTGGGACGCGGATCGCCGTGTCGACATGTCGCTGGCGGCGCTCGGCGCCGTCGACGACCGCTCCCGCGTGCTCGCCACCCTGTCCGTCGGGCAGCGCTACCGGATCCGGCTCGCGTGCCTGCTCGGCGCGGGCCACGACCTGTTGCTGCTGGACGAGCCGACGAACCACCTCGACGCCGACGGGCTCGAACACCTGACGGAACGCCTGCGCGCCCACCCGGGCGGTGCGGTGCTCGTCAGCCACGACCGCAGGTTGCTCGCCGACGTCGTCCGCACGGTGCTCGACCTCGACCCGAGCCGGGACGGCAGGCCCCGCACCTACGGTGGCGGCTACGCCGGATACCGCGCCGGGCACGCGGCGGAACGGGATCGTTGGGAGGCGGAGCATTCGGCGCAGCAGAACGAACGGCAACGCCTCGCCGACGATCTCTCCGCAGCGCAGAACCGGCTTTCCACCGGGTGGCGTCCGGGAAAGGGAACGGGCAAGCACACCCGCGCCACCCGAGCACCCGGCTTGGTCCGCGCCGTGCACCGGCGCCGAGAAGACCTCGAAGCGCACGTCGTAGACGTCCCGCCGCCACCGCGCCGGTTCCAGCTCCCGGAACCGGCGGTGAAACCCGGAACGACCTTGGTGCGCTGCGACGACGTCCGCGTGGCCGGCCGCATCGACGAACCGGCCACGGTGCTGCTGCGAACCGGCGGACGCCTCGTGATCGCCGGCCCCAACGGTGCGGGCAAGTCGACACTGCTGTCCGTGCTGGCGGGCAGGACCGAACCGACCTCGGGCACCGCTCACCACAAGCACAACGCCCGCATCGGGCTGCTCACCCAGGAATCACCGGCTCCGTCCCGGCGCCGAGCCATCGAGGTCTACGACACGATGATCGGCGAGCTCATCGGTTCCGGCCGAATCGACGAGTCCGAACGAGTGCCGTTCACCTCCCTGGGGCTGCTCGACGCCCGGGACGCGGCCAAGTCCGTCACCGAGCTGTCCATCGGCCAGCAGCGGCGACTGGACCTGGCGTTGCTGCTGGCAGCACGACCGCACGCCGTCCTGCTGGACGAGCCCACCAATCACCTGTCGATCACATTGGTCGAGGAGCTGACCGCCGCCCTGTCCCGGACCCCGGCCGCCGTCGTCGTCGCCAGTCACGACCGCCGGCTGCTGCGCGACACTGCCGACTGGCCACACCTGCACCTCGGGCCGATCAGGTCGGCGGACGCTGCCGGGTCCGCATCGGAACCGGACAACGACGTGGACGAGACGGCCCGGCCGGAGCGTTAG
- a CDS encoding tRNA adenosine deaminase-associated protein, producing MTGQEPVAGFAVAVVREDGRWRCSALDGSVLGGLDATITALRDLRSTGAVFGMCNVDDEFFVLIRPIPGGVDLLLSDAAAALDYDIAADVLDLLRADPPDEDDDEVWPEGNLSILTDIGLPEGELLVIIEEVDLYPDEQLEMIAQRCGFGEQFAGVLEKLDQ from the coding sequence ATGACAGGGCAGGAGCCGGTCGCGGGCTTCGCCGTTGCCGTTGTTCGTGAGGACGGCCGGTGGCGGTGCAGCGCGTTGGACGGTTCGGTATTGGGTGGGCTCGACGCCACGATCACGGCGTTGCGCGACTTGCGCTCCACCGGCGCGGTGTTCGGCATGTGCAATGTGGATGACGAGTTCTTCGTGCTGATCCGCCCGATTCCCGGCGGGGTGGACCTGCTGCTCTCGGATGCGGCGGCGGCGCTGGACTACGACATCGCCGCCGATGTGCTGGATCTGCTGCGCGCGGACCCGCCGGACGAGGACGACGACGAGGTGTGGCCGGAGGGCAATCTGTCGATCCTCACCGACATCGGCCTGCCCGAGGGCGAACTCCTGGTGATCATCGAAGAGGTCGACCTGTACCCGGACGAGCAGCTGGAGATGATCGCTCAGCGCTGCGGTTTCGGGGAGCAGTTCGCCGGCGTGCTGGAGAAGCTGGACCAGTGA
- a CDS encoding prephenate dehydrogenase: MRAVCVIGLGLIGGSVLRAATAAGRPGWGATAGADDAVRAGDEGYEVTGIEDALRRAADEDALIVIATPVTAVRDVLRKIAWQAPEARLTDVISVKDPVDAEVRSLLPGARYAGGHPMAGTASSGWAAGAADLFQGSPWAVAVEDGTTLGAWRDAAELALDCGAHVVAVSAAEHDSAVARISHLPHVFANILAAVGADGGPLALSLAAGSFRDATRVAASEPELVRAMTEGNRVALLDAVDDALGRLGAARGSLASSGALKTTVDGGHAARSELDQLGSGGRKSTTVPLRGDRDLRKLRDLSERGGRITALDDNSATVELPATE, from the coding sequence ATGCGTGCCGTGTGCGTGATCGGATTGGGATTGATCGGTGGCTCGGTGCTGCGCGCCGCCACCGCCGCCGGGCGCCCCGGTTGGGGCGCCACCGCCGGAGCGGACGACGCCGTCAGAGCAGGCGACGAGGGCTACGAGGTCACCGGCATCGAGGACGCGCTGCGCCGTGCCGCGGACGAGGACGCGCTCATCGTCATCGCCACCCCGGTGACCGCGGTGCGCGACGTGCTGCGCAAGATCGCCTGGCAGGCGCCGGAGGCGCGGCTCACCGACGTGATCAGCGTGAAGGACCCGGTGGACGCCGAGGTTCGCAGCCTGCTGCCCGGCGCCCGGTACGCCGGTGGGCATCCGATGGCGGGCACCGCGTCCTCCGGGTGGGCCGCCGGAGCCGCCGACTTGTTCCAGGGTTCGCCGTGGGCCGTGGCCGTGGAGGACGGCACCACGCTCGGCGCGTGGCGCGATGCCGCCGAACTCGCGCTGGACTGCGGCGCGCACGTCGTGGCCGTGTCCGCCGCCGAGCACGACTCGGCTGTCGCCCGCATCTCGCACCTGCCGCACGTGTTCGCGAACATCCTCGCCGCCGTCGGCGCCGACGGCGGGCCGCTCGCGTTGTCGCTGGCCGCCGGGTCGTTCCGCGACGCCACGCGCGTCGCCGCCTCCGAACCGGAATTGGTGCGGGCGATGACCGAGGGGAACCGGGTCGCGCTGCTCGACGCCGTCGACGACGCGCTGGGCAGGCTCGGCGCGGCGCGTGGCTCCCTCGCCTCCTCCGGGGCGTTGAAGACCACCGTCGACGGTGGCCACGCCGCCCGCAGTGAGCTCGACCAGCTCGGCAGCGGTGGGCGCAAGAGCACCACGGTGCCACTGCGCGGCGACCGTGACCTGCGCAAACTGCGCGATCTCAGCGAACGCGGCGGGCGGATCACCGCGCTCGACGACAACAGCGCCACCGTGGAACTCCCCGCGACCGAATAG
- a CDS encoding nucleoside deaminase → MTARDTELVRAALQVAPGALTTGDVPIGAVVAAPDGSILAREHNRREASADPTAHAEILALRAAARAWGDGWRLSECTLAVTVEPCTMCAGALVLSRVSRLVFGVWEPRTGAVGSLWDVVRDRRGNHRPEVVGGVLADECAALLEGFFHGHR, encoded by the coding sequence GTGACGGCCCGCGACACCGAATTGGTGCGCGCGGCGCTGCAGGTCGCTCCCGGCGCGTTGACCACCGGTGACGTGCCGATCGGCGCGGTCGTGGCGGCCCCGGACGGTTCGATCCTGGCGCGCGAGCACAACCGGCGCGAGGCGTCGGCCGACCCGACCGCGCACGCGGAGATCTTGGCGCTGCGCGCGGCGGCCCGTGCCTGGGGCGACGGCTGGCGCCTGTCGGAGTGCACGCTGGCGGTCACCGTCGAGCCGTGCACGATGTGCGCGGGCGCGTTGGTGCTGTCGCGGGTGAGCCGCCTGGTGTTCGGCGTCTGGGAACCGCGCACGGGAGCCGTCGGCTCGCTGTGGGACGTGGTGCGGGACCGCCGCGGCAACCACCGGCCGGAGGTCGTCGGCGGCGTGCTGGCCGACGAGTGCGCCGCGTTGCTGGAAGGTTTTTTCCACGGCCATCGGTGA
- a CDS encoding TetR/AcrR family transcriptional regulator, producing MPRDTDRADRILDAAGELLLRHGYRKVTINDIARQAHVGKGTVYLHWKTKIALFQSLLVRESIVLVEDIRGGLRDDPNEVRPHRLLRLTYLVTFRRPLALALVTGDAEMLGDLRQRPSGNGSNNEWIQATNERFFSLLAESGLLRPDVPELAYTLNAAALGFFLADDYKPAPPGIDRERKADALAHTIRHAFEPPGEPDGATVRAVADRIDTVLTELITGYRELFNALDAANDPR from the coding sequence GTGCCCCGCGACACCGATCGAGCCGACCGGATCCTCGACGCCGCAGGCGAACTGCTGCTGCGGCACGGCTACCGGAAGGTGACCATCAACGACATCGCCCGGCAGGCGCATGTCGGCAAGGGCACCGTCTACCTGCACTGGAAGACCAAGATCGCGCTGTTCCAGAGCCTGCTGGTACGCGAGTCGATCGTGCTCGTCGAAGACATCCGCGGCGGACTGCGCGACGACCCGAACGAAGTTCGCCCGCACCGGCTGTTGCGCCTGACCTACCTGGTGACCTTCCGGCGGCCGCTGGCGCTGGCGCTGGTCACCGGGGACGCCGAGATGCTGGGCGACCTCCGGCAGCGCCCCAGTGGAAACGGGTCCAACAACGAGTGGATTCAGGCGACCAACGAGCGCTTCTTCTCGCTGCTGGCCGAATCCGGACTGCTACGCCCCGACGTGCCCGAACTCGCCTACACGCTCAACGCGGCGGCGCTCGGGTTCTTCCTCGCCGACGACTACAAACCCGCGCCCCCCGGCATCGACCGGGAGCGCAAAGCGGACGCTCTCGCGCACACCATCCGCCACGCGTTCGAACCGCCGGGCGAACCGGACGGGGCGACGGTGCGCGCGGTCGCGGACCGGATCGACACGGTGCTCACCGAACTGATCACCGGCTACCGGGAGCTGTTCAACGCGTTGGACGCGGCGAACGACCCCCGGTGA
- a CDS encoding SDR family NAD(P)-dependent oxidoreductase: MAEKKVALVTGANKGIGYEIAAGLGELGWRVGVGARDDGRRQGAVEELRAAGVDAFGVPLDVTDAASVVAAAARLEQEGGLDVLVNNAAITGGIPQEPTSVGPDTIRAVVDTNVIGVVRVTNEMLPLLRRSTAPRIVNMSSGVGSLTRQSDPAGESGPISAAYAPSKSFLTAVTVQYAKELRDTPILVNAGCPGFVATDLNGFRGHRTPRQGAAIELATLPADGPSGGIFDDAGVVPW; encoded by the coding sequence ATGGCTGAAAAGAAGGTCGCGCTGGTCACGGGCGCGAACAAGGGCATCGGGTACGAGATCGCGGCGGGCCTCGGCGAGCTCGGCTGGCGGGTCGGCGTCGGCGCCAGGGACGACGGCCGGCGGCAGGGTGCGGTCGAGGAACTCCGCGCCGCGGGGGTCGACGCGTTCGGCGTCCCGCTCGACGTGACCGACGCGGCGAGCGTTGTGGCCGCCGCGGCCCGGCTGGAGCAGGAAGGCGGGCTCGACGTGCTGGTGAACAACGCCGCCATCACCGGCGGGATCCCGCAGGAACCGACCTCGGTGGGTCCCGACACGATCCGCGCGGTCGTCGACACCAACGTGATCGGCGTGGTCCGGGTGACCAACGAGATGCTGCCGCTGCTGCGCCGCTCCACCGCGCCGCGGATCGTGAACATGTCCAGCGGTGTCGGCTCGCTGACCAGGCAGTCCGATCCGGCGGGGGAGAGCGGGCCGATTTCGGCCGCGTACGCGCCGTCGAAGTCGTTCCTGACGGCCGTGACGGTGCAGTACGCCAAGGAACTGCGGGACACGCCGATCCTGGTCAACGCGGGCTGCCCGGGTTTCGTGGCGACCGACTTGAACGGTTTCCGCGGTCACCGCACTCCGCGGCAGGGCGCCGCGATCGAACTGGCCACGTTGCCCGCCGACGGCCCGTCCGGCGGCATCTTCGACGACGCCGGGGTGGTGCCGTGGTGA